In the genome of uncultured Cohaesibacter sp., one region contains:
- the mnmA gene encoding tRNA 2-thiouridine(34) synthase MnmA: MLNSLDLPGRPEDTRVVVAMSGGVDSSVTAALLKHQGYDVIGVTLQLYDHGKAMHRVGACCAGQDIQDARRVAEHLGIPHYVLDYESRFKEAVIDRFAESYLSGETPVPCVTCNQTVKFEDLLETAKEFGADCMATGHYISSKMVGNRRVLFRPSDEDRDQTYFLFATTQEQIDFLRFPLGGMPKPEARALARELGLSVADKQDSQDICFVPTGKYTDVIERLHPGAAEPGDIVHIDGRVLGEHKGIIHYTVGQRRGLGVSSADPLYVVKLDPIHKHVIVGPREALVTRRLKLRDVNWLGPQSFAEFPETGLEIHAKVRSTRPPKEALLFAMPDGGFEVELLDGEQGVAPGQACVFYDGVEKEAQLWGGGWIASTKTEVVVPDVITVKSAQAAKASA, from the coding sequence ATGCTGAACAGTCTCGATTTGCCTGGTCGCCCAGAGGACACCCGTGTTGTTGTTGCCATGTCCGGCGGTGTGGATTCGTCGGTAACGGCGGCCTTGCTCAAACATCAGGGGTATGACGTCATCGGCGTGACCCTGCAACTCTATGATCATGGCAAGGCGATGCACCGGGTTGGGGCCTGTTGTGCTGGCCAGGATATTCAGGATGCTCGCCGCGTGGCCGAGCATCTCGGTATCCCCCACTATGTGCTGGATTATGAAAGTCGCTTCAAGGAAGCGGTGATCGACCGGTTCGCCGAGAGCTATCTCTCCGGCGAGACGCCGGTGCCGTGCGTTACCTGCAACCAGACGGTCAAGTTCGAGGATCTCCTCGAGACGGCCAAGGAATTCGGTGCCGATTGCATGGCCACGGGCCATTATATCTCGTCCAAGATGGTCGGGAACCGCCGCGTGCTGTTCCGCCCGTCCGACGAGGATCGCGATCAGACCTATTTCCTGTTTGCCACGACACAGGAACAGATCGACTTTCTGCGTTTCCCGCTCGGCGGCATGCCGAAGCCCGAAGCCCGTGCTCTGGCGCGTGAGCTTGGTCTCAGTGTTGCCGACAAGCAGGACAGTCAGGACATCTGCTTTGTGCCGACGGGCAAATATACCGACGTGATCGAACGGCTGCACCCGGGTGCGGCTGAGCCGGGCGACATCGTTCATATTGATGGCCGCGTTCTGGGTGAACACAAGGGCATCATTCATTATACCGTTGGCCAGCGTCGTGGCCTTGGGGTTTCGTCGGCTGATCCGCTCTATGTGGTCAAGCTGGACCCGATCCATAAACATGTGATCGTTGGTCCGCGTGAGGCGCTGGTGACCCGCCGTTTGAAACTGAGAGACGTCAATTGGCTCGGGCCGCAGTCTTTTGCGGAGTTCCCCGAGACAGGCCTTGAGATCCATGCCAAGGTCCGCTCGACCCGGCCGCCGAAAGAGGCATTGCTGTTTGCCATGCCTGATGGCGGTTTCGAGGTCGAACTGCTCGATGGCGAGCAGGGCGTTGCGCCCGGGCAGGCCTGCGTCTTCTATGATGGCGTAGAGAAGGAAGCCCAGCTTTGGGGCGGTGGCTGGATCGCAAGTACCAAGACCGAGGTCGTGGTGCCCGATGTGATCACTGTGAAGAGCGCTCAGGCAGCCAAGGCATCGGCCTGA